In Chloroflexota bacterium, the DNA window CGGCGCGAAGGTGATGGTGCGTGGTTTGCGCGTGACGTACGATTTCGAGGTCGAATATCAAACCGCCTTGACGAATCGCCAACTCGCCGAAGACATTGATACCGTTTGCTTGATGACCTCATTGCGCTACGCGTTCGTCAGTTCTTCGATTCTCAAAGAAGTCGCGTTTGCCGGCGGGCAAGTGACCGATATGGTTCCGCCCTTCGTCGAAAAGGCATTGTTCAAACGGCTGACCCAGCTGGGCGAAGATCGCGGCGACAAGATCAAGATGGTGACGTTGCAAGAATAGAGATTGGATGTTAGAGATTGGAAATTGGAAATTGGAAAACAGTCGCGATTTCCAACTTCCAACTTCCAACATCTAACGTCCAACATCCAAAACGAAAGGGGGTAGCCACGGACATTCTATACCTAGTAGATCGCTTGGAAGCCCTGCTCGGCAAAGGGTGGCGGGTCCCCATGTCTTCCAAGACGATGATTGACGAGGACGAGTTCCTCGACATTGTGGATCAAATGCGAATCGCGATTCCCGAAGAAATTCGCCAAGCGAAAAAAATTGTGCAGGATCGCGACCGCGTGATCGCGCAAGCGCAAGAAGAAGCCACCCGCATTCTCGAACTGGCGAAGGAAGACGCGGCGCGCTTGACGAACGATCACACGATCACCAAATCGGCGCAAGACCAGGCGCAACAGATCGAAAAGCAAGCGCGCGATACGGCGCTCGCGACGCGGCTGGGCGCGGATTCGTACGCCGCGCAAACGCTTTCCGATTTGCAGGCGCAACTCGCCCAGGTCGCGCAACACATCGCGAATTTGCAAACACAGGTGTCGAACGGGATTGATTTCATTTCGACGCAACAACACAACACACCCACGCCTCCTGAAGCGAACTGACATTTTCTTGACACATCCGCATCACCTGCCTATAATGGGCGCGCTAAACTCCGCACATGGATAAGACTTATGCGCTTTAACGTTGCCCAGTTACTCAAAGAGCACTCGGGCGAAACTCGCCAGCATACGTTGCGCGAGAATATCGAAAACCTGGACCCGGAAATTACTCCGTTGAGCACGCTCGACGGCGCGGTGGTTTTGATTCGCACTGCCGATGGCGTTCTCGCGACCGGGTCGCTGCACTGTTCGCTCGAACTCGCGTGTTCGCGTTGCCTCGAGTTGTTCAGTTATCCGCTGCGTTTTACGCTCGAGGAAGAATTTCGACCGACGATTGACCTCGCGACCGGCGCACAATTGCCGCGAACCGAGGACGACGAACCTGCCACACGAATTGACGCGCACCACGAACTTGATCTAACCGAGGTGTTGCGCCAAGACATCTTGCTCGCGTTGCCGCTTCATCCAGTTTGTCGCAGTGGATGCTTGGGTCTCTGCCCGCAATGCGGCAAAAATCTAAACGAGGGTCCATGCGATTGCAAGCCAGATAACATTGATCCGCGTTTTGAAAAACTGAAAGAGTTGCTCGACAAATCGTAAAGAAATCTATAATCGAAAGGAATCTCGTCCACCATGCCACCTCTACCAAAACGAAAAATTTCCAAGGGACGGCGCGACCGCCGGCGCAGTCATCTCGCGCTGAGCGCGCCGAATCTGACGGCTTGCCCGAACTGTCACAAGCCGCGCCAGCCACACCACGTCTGCCCGAACTGTGGTTTTTACGAAGGCGAACAGATCTACACCGTCGAGGCGAAAAAACCGTCCAAGGGCAAAAAGTAACAGTCTGAAAATTTCAGATTTATGGTTCCAGCGCAGACGAATCATAAATCTGATTTTTCTTTTGGGGCAAGTGTGAAAACTGCATTCGTATTTCCAGGACAAGGTTCGCAGTTCGTCGGGATGGCGCAAGACCTGGTTGCGATGTATCCCGAAGCGCGTGCGGTGTTCGACCAAGCAGACGCGACATTGGGATTCGCGTTGTCGCAACTCTGCTTTGCCGGTCCCAACGACATGCTAACCGATACGTTCAACGCGCAACCCGCGCTTCTCACGCACGGCGTCGCTGCGTGGCGCGTGCTGATGTCGCTTCAACCCGACGCGCGCCCGGCATTCACCGCTGGACATTCGTTGGGCGAGTACTCGGCGCTCGTCGCCGCCGGCGCGATGGAGTTTACGGACGCGCTCGTCCTCGTGCGCGAACGCGGGCGCGTGATGAAAGCCGCGGGTGAAACAAATCCCGGCGCGATGGCAGCAGTGATCGGCATGGACGATCAAGCGTTGCAAGACGTGTGCGAACAAACCGGCGCCCAGATCGCGAATTACAACGCGTCCGGGCAAATCGTCATCTCCGGCGCGAAGGACGCGCTCGACCGCGCGATTGCGTTGGCGAAGGAACGCGGTGCGCGCCGCGTGATTCCGCTTGCGGTGAGCATTGCGTCGCATTCGCGTTTGATGGAAGCGGCGGCGCGCGAGTATGCGGGCGCGGTTGCGACCACGCCGATGCGCGACCCAGACATTCCGGTGATCTCGAACGTGACCGCCGAGCCGCTCACACGCGTAGACGACATTCGTCGCGAATTGGTCGCACAGTTGACTTCGTCGGTGCAGTGGTCGAAGACGATTGAGTATCTGTCCGCACAAGGCGTGACCAAGTTTGTGGAACTGGGTCCGAAGGATGTACTCGCCGGATTGATTCGCCGTATCAACAAAAACGTACACGCGATCAGTGTTGGCGATGTGGCGAGCGTGAAGGGGTTTGTGTAGGAGGTTGCAGAAAACCCCGATTGGTTTCCCGCAATCGGTATTGCGGGAAGCAAGGGACTTGGAACGTGAAAAATCGTGATTCCCGCAATGGACGTTGCGCAAAACAGAAGTTATGCGCCATTACCCACAGTCTGCCGAGAACGGCAAAGGAGAATTGAAATGGGATTCTTGGATTCCCTTAAAAAGTCGATATTTGATTTAGGAACAAAAGACATGGTGAATCAGTCAATCAAAGCTCTTGATGAAAACAATGAGCTGTCTGATGCTGAGACTCGAAAAAGTGCGGAGGA includes these proteins:
- the coaD gene encoding pantetheine-phosphate adenylyltransferase, whose protein sequence is MTTAIYPGSFDPIHNGHIDIATRAARLFDKLIWAVYDRPLKNLMFTTDERVALMRQAVADIPNIEVMPYHGLTVEFAHKIGAKVMVRGLRVTYDFEVEYQTALTNRQLAEDIDTVCLMTSLRYAFVSSSILKEVAFAGGQVTDMVPPFVEKALFKRLTQLGEDRGDKIKMVTLQE
- a CDS encoding ATPase; protein product: MSSKTMIDEDEFLDIVDQMRIAIPEEIRQAKKIVQDRDRVIAQAQEEATRILELAKEDAARLTNDHTITKSAQDQAQQIEKQARDTALATRLGADSYAAQTLSDLQAQLAQVAQHIANLQTQVSNGIDFISTQQHNTPTPPEAN
- a CDS encoding DUF177 domain-containing protein, which encodes MRFNVAQLLKEHSGETRQHTLRENIENLDPEITPLSTLDGAVVLIRTADGVLATGSLHCSLELACSRCLELFSYPLRFTLEEEFRPTIDLATGAQLPRTEDDEPATRIDAHHELDLTEVLRQDILLALPLHPVCRSGCLGLCPQCGKNLNEGPCDCKPDNIDPRFEKLKELLDKS
- the rpmF gene encoding 50S ribosomal protein L32; its protein translation is MPPLPKRKISKGRRDRRRSHLALSAPNLTACPNCHKPRQPHHVCPNCGFYEGEQIYTVEAKKPSKGKK
- the fabD gene encoding ACP S-malonyltransferase, yielding MVPAQTNHKSDFSFGASVKTAFVFPGQGSQFVGMAQDLVAMYPEARAVFDQADATLGFALSQLCFAGPNDMLTDTFNAQPALLTHGVAAWRVLMSLQPDARPAFTAGHSLGEYSALVAAGAMEFTDALVLVRERGRVMKAAGETNPGAMAAVIGMDDQALQDVCEQTGAQIANYNASGQIVISGAKDALDRAIALAKERGARRVIPLAVSIASHSRLMEAAAREYAGAVATTPMRDPDIPVISNVTAEPLTRVDDIRRELVAQLTSSVQWSKTIEYLSAQGVTKFVELGPKDVLAGLIRRINKNVHAISVGDVASVKGFV